In one Brassica oleracea var. oleracea cultivar TO1000 chromosome C9, BOL, whole genome shotgun sequence genomic region, the following are encoded:
- the LOC106313570 gene encoding 65-kDa microtubule-associated protein 3-like: MAKDPILQVETTCGSLLYELQIIWDEVGETETDRDKMLLELERECLEVYRRKVDQANRCRAQLRQAIADAEAELASICSAMGERPVHIRQSDQSVGSLKLELGKILPELEEMQKRKIERRNQFLLVLEEVENITNDIKGQGEHVLSKPPIDETDLSMRKLEELNCHLQALQKEKSDRVETIRKHLCTLYSHCSVLGMDFNEVVSQVNPTLTDPEGPRSLSDHTIDNLDAAVQKLREVKIQRMQKLQDLATTMLELWNLMDTPIEEQQEYQHITCNIAASEHEITQANSLSEDFIKYVEAEVVRLGEVKASKMKELVVKKRSELEEICRKTHMLPVSDSAMDQTIVAIESGIVDATLVLEHLEQHISKVKEEALSRKEILEKVEKWLSACDEESWLEEYNRDDNRYNAGRGAHLTLKRAEKARNLVNKLPVMVEALASKTIVWEREKGIEFLYDGIRLLSMLEEYNLLRQEREEEHRRQRDHKKLQGQLIAEQEALYGSKPSPSKPLGGKKAPRMSTGGTATNRRLSLGAGMHQTPKPNKKADQRQVQVDGALSTGRRGLDVAGLPSRKQSMNPCEQLQSPLVRKPFSPISTTVVASKANIATPQQLVPNSKSNAVNEISSFATPVKNNNIIKKLEEEKMMMMMQTPKNVASMIPIPSTPATISVPMQTAPTPLNNNNNARFLPEKAEVIEYSFEERRLAFMLQSESPIHV; this comes from the exons ATGGCAAAAGATCCGATCCTTCAAGTAGAAACAACCTGTGGATCTCTCCTTTACGAACTTCAG ATTATTTGGGATGAAGTTGGAGAAACTGAAACTGATAGAGATAAAATGCTGCTTGAGCTTGAACGTGAATGCTTGGAAGTTTACCGAAGAAAAGTTGACCAAGCTAATCGATGCAGAGCTCAGCTAAGACAAGCTATTGCTGATGCTGAAGCAGAGCTTGCTTCCATCTGTTCTGCAATGGGAGAACGCCCTGTGCATATTAGACAG TCTGATCAAAGCGTTGGGAGCTTGAAACTAGAGCTTGGGAAGATTCTTCCTGAATTGGAAGAGATGCAGAAGAGGAAAATCGAGAGAAGAAACCAGTTCCTTCTTGTTCTAGAAGAAGTAGAGAATATCACTAATGATATCAAAGGTCAAGGAGAACATGTTCTCTCCAAACCACCCATCGATGAGACCGACTTGTCTATGAGAAAGCTTGAGGAGTTAAACTGCCATCTGCAAGCACTTCAGAAGGAGAAG AGTGATCGAGTGGAGACTATTCGGAAGCACCTGTGTACTCTATATTCTCATTGTTCAGTACTTGGTATGGACTTCAATGAGGTTGTTAGCCAAGTCAATCCCACATTAACTGATCCAGAGGGACCAAGAAGCTTAAGTGATCATACCATTGACAACTTGGATGCTGCAGTTCAAAAGCTGAGGGAAGTTAAGATACAGAGAATGCAGAAG CTTCAAGATCTAGCAACAACCATGTTAGAGCTCTGGAATTTGATGGATACACCCATAGAAGAGCAGCAAGAGTATCAGCACATTACCTGCAATATAGCTGCATCAGAACATGAAATAACTCAAGCCAATAGTCTCTCTGAAGACTTCATCAAATAC GTCGAGGCAGAAGTTGTCCGATTGGGCGAGGTAAAGGCAAGCAAAATGAAAGAACTTGTTGTGAAGAAGAGATCAGAGCTAGAGGAGATATGTAGGAAAACCCACATGTTACCAGTTTCAGATAGTGCTATGGATCAGACTATAGTAGCCATAGAATCTGGTATTGTGGACGCCACATTGGTCCTGGAGCATCTTGAGCAACATATATCTAAGGTCAAAGAGGAAGCTTTAAGTAGGAAGGAGATACTTGAGAAGGTCGAGAAATGGTTGTCTGCCTGCGATGAGGAAAGCTGGCTAGAAGAATACAACAGG GACGATAACAGATACAATGCTGGACGAGGAGCTCATCTTACTCTCAAGCGTGCTGAAAAAGCTCGTAATCTTGTTAACAAACTTCCAG TAATGGTAGAAGCACTGGCTTCGAAGACAATAGTTTGGGAACGAGAGAAGGGAATTGAATTTCTCTATGATGGT ATCCGTCTTTTGTCCATGCTTGAGGAGTATAACTTACTGAGGCAGGAAAGAGAAGAAGAACACCGTCGCCAACGG GATCATAAGAAGCTCCAAGGACAGCTCATAGCAGAACAAGAGGCGCTCTATGGATCAAAACCGAGCCCATCAAAACCCCTTGGTGGCAAAAAGGCTCCAAGAATGTCAACCGGTGGTACCGCAACCAACCGAAGACTCTCCTTAGGAGCAGGGATGCATCAGACTCCTAAACCTAACAAGAAAGCAGATCAACGCCAAGTCCAAGTCGATGGAGCTTTATCAACTG GAAGAAGAGGGCTTGATGTTGCTGGACTTCCCTCAAGGAAACAGTCAATGAATCCTTGTGAACAGCTACAGTCTCCACTAGTTCGCAAACCATTCTCACCCATCTCAACCACGGTGGTTGCATCAAAGGCCAACATAGCAACGCCACAGCAACTTGTTCCAAACTCGAAAAGCAACGCAGTAAACGAGATATCGTCCTTTGCAACTCCGGTCAAGAACAACAACATTATCAAGAAATTGGAAGAGGAGAAGATGATGATGATGATGCAAACACCAAAGAATGTAGCATCAATGATTCCGATCCCATCAACACCAGCAACAATCTCTGTCCCCATGCAAACTGCACCAACCCCACTCAACAACAACAACAATGCAAGATTTCTCCCTGAAAAGGCTGAAGTTATTGAGTACTCCTTTGAGGAACGAAGACTCGCCTTCATGCTACAATCTGAGTCTCCGATCCACGTCTGA